A single window of Candidatus Methylomirabilis tolerans DNA harbors:
- a CDS encoding ABC transporter substrate-binding protein, whose protein sequence is MGTKEGATGLPVLRAAFEPTGSPRWFVYAMKKLELDAKHGFDLQITLVRDQITGAFQSFEVALKEGAVDLIDIDWIVIGRHRTDGLPVTAFFPYGRIAGGLVVPSDSSINGLQDLRGKRVGVVRLRDKNWIILRAACIKQFGFDPQQENTIVEALSKGTLAELLKSGQVDAALQWWQLIPPLVATGAYRRVVDVLDLIADLGIDGAVPITLFTVTEEFAKRNGELLRGFVRAFCDTADYLKTNDQIWVEIGEQVMGGIDSRIVTILRDSWRRRVMTAWDGSTVRQIERLFGELLKVGGGPLLGIDRLPPGTFAAEFIE, encoded by the coding sequence ATGGGAACGAAAGAGGGCGCAACCGGGCTACCGGTTCTGCGGGCGGCCTTTGAGCCGACCGGGAGCCCCCGCTGGTTTGTGTATGCGATGAAGAAGCTGGAGCTTGATGCCAAGCACGGCTTTGACCTGCAGATTACCCTGGTTCGGGATCAGATCACAGGCGCGTTCCAATCGTTTGAGGTGGCCCTGAAAGAGGGGGCCGTCGATCTGATCGACATCGATTGGATCGTCATCGGCCGCCACCGGACGGATGGTCTACCCGTCACGGCGTTCTTCCCCTATGGACGGATTGCGGGAGGACTTGTGGTTCCTTCCGACTCATCGATCAACGGACTACAAGATCTTCGCGGGAAGCGCGTCGGGGTGGTTCGGCTGCGCGACAAGAACTGGATTATTTTGAGGGCGGCGTGCATAAAACAGTTCGGCTTTGATCCCCAACAGGAGAACACGATTGTCGAGGCGCTCTCCAAGGGGACCTTGGCTGAGTTGTTAAAGAGCGGACAGGTGGACGCCGCGCTGCAATGGTGGCAGTTGATCCCGCCCCTGGTGGCGACAGGGGCGTACCGGCGGGTCGTGGATGTGCTCGACCTGATTGCGGACCTTGGGATCGACGGCGCTGTCCCGATTACCCTCTTTACCGTCACTGAAGAGTTTGCGAAGCGGAACGGTGAATTACTACGCGGCTTCGTTCGTGCGTTTTGCGACACCGCCGACTACCTGAAGACGAACGATCAGATCTGGGTTGAAATCGGCGAGCAGGTCATGGGTGGAATCGATTCCAGGATTGTGACGATTCTTCGCGATAGCTGGCGGCGACGGGTGATGACCGCTTGGGATGGCTCAACCGTCCGGCAGATCGAACGCCTCTTTGGCGAGCTCCTGAAGGTGGGGGGCGGGCCGCTCCTCGGCATCGACCGGTTGCCTCCAGGGACCTTTGCTGCGGAGTTTATAGAGTGA